From the genome of Delphinus delphis chromosome 8, mDelDel1.2, whole genome shotgun sequence, one region includes:
- the GSTP1 gene encoding glutathione S-transferase P has translation MPPYTIVYFPTRGRCEALRMLLADQGQSWKEEVVTKESWLQGPLKASCLYGQLPKFQDGDLILYQSNAILRHLGRSFGLYGKDQREAALVDMVNDGVEDLRRHCSRIIHRGHVSRPGLHSGPALGGRPGRHGQRSLSQEEDKAQYVLELPGHLKPFESLLSQNRGGQAFIVGDQISFADYNLLDLLLSHQVLVPGCLDSFPLLSAYVARLSARPKLQAFLASPEHVNRPVFGSRKI, from the exons A TGCCGCCCTACACCATCGTCTACTTCCCGACCCGAG ggcgcTGCGAGGCCCTGCGCATGCTGCTGGCCGACCAGGGCCAGAGCtggaaggaggaggtggtgaCCAAGGAGTCCTGGTTGCAGGGCCCACTCAAGGCCTCCTGT CTGTACGGGCAGCTCCCCAAGTTCCAGGATGGAGACCTCATTCTGTACCAGTCCAATGCCATCCTGCGACACCTGGGCCGCTCCTTTG GGCTCTACGGCAAAGACCAGCGAGAGGCGGCGCTGGTGGACATGGTGAATGACGGTGTGGAGGACCTCCGCAGGCACTGCAGCCGCATCATTCATCGCGGCCACGTGAGCAGGCCGGGCTTGCACTCAGGGCCGGCGCTGGGGGGCCGCCCGGGCCGCCACGGGCAGCGCTCCCTTTCACAGGAAGAGGACAAGGCCCAGTATGTTCTGGAGCTGCCGGGGCACCTGAAGCCTTTTGAGAGCCTGCTGTCCCAGAACCGAGGGGGCCAGGCCTTCATTGTGGGCGACCAG ATCTCCTTCGCCGACTACAACCTGCTGGACCTGCTGCTGAGTCACCAGGTCCTGGTCCCCGgctgcctggactccttcccCCTGCTCTCGGCCTACGTGGCCCGCCTCAGCGCCCGGCCCAAGCTGCAGGCCTTCCTGGCCTCCCCGGAGCACGTGAACCGCCCCGTCTTTGGAAGCCGCAAGATATGA